In Candida albicans SC5314 chromosome 4, complete sequence, the genomic window CACCATCAACATGTTATTACATCTACTacaaaatttcatcaaatctCTGAAAGAAATAACTCTAGGATGTGAACCCTTGTTTAGTGTAACAAACGATGAAAGTGAATagattctaataatttcattgtaacatttgataaatgggccaattaaattgatcaataacGGAAACTTAGTAAccaatatatttttcaaatcgaTTTCATCAGGGACCTCGACTTTAATCAATTCCCATAATCGAATACCAATTAAATCAGGGATAGAATCTTTCTTTGAATCGTTTGAAGTTCTAATAGTAGAAAATAATTGGAACCCATTCTTGGCTCTAATCACTTCACCTCTTGAAGGGATGCTCAATTCACGTTTTTCTAACAATGTTAACAAAACTGATAACACTTCAGTAGGTGCCTTATCTATATCTTCAATCAATACCCATTTACCTTCTTGAACAGCAGAAGTTAACACACCCGTTCTCCACTCAAACGTACCTGGTTTCTCTCCGGATGCATATGTACCAAGCAATAATTTGGCATCGGTTTGTTCACCAAGATGAATCTTGACAATTGAGTCGGAATATGACATGTAATTGGCtaattgattaatcaaAAAAGTTTTACCAGATCCAGCTTTCCCGTAAAGCATTACTGGTTTATTAAACTGGACACTAGATGCTAATTTCCTTAATACTTCAAAAGCACTATTTGTGGGGACAAATTTGGTTTCTTCTTGCTGAAGAGGAGCAGATTCTGATTTTGAAATGTTTAAATGTGGTACCAAGACACCACAAACAGAAGTTACCGTGGAAGATAACGATTCTGGAGGTATTTGTATGCTTTTGGTCTTCTCCGGGTTAGAATTGTATTCTACTTTTGGTAAacttaaaaaatttgaaattcgTTTAGCTTCTAATAATgcaataaaataataattcactGTTTCGCCTTCATAGTTGGATTCCAAATTCTTATTCCTTGGGAGATGAGTATcaatcattttatttttggaaatttcTGATGCTTGTAAATATAAAGATAATATTTGAATAGCTAAGAACTTACAAACTTGAAATTCATCTCCAGATttgttaatgatttgatataATGCTTTTGGTTTGATGAATGATTTGAATCTATTGGtatcaaatttcaatagtCTATAAAATGCAAGTAAAATACTCTCTAATTCAAATACTTCAATTCCAATATTATCCCAAAAGGCATTATgtgataaaaataattcaaacaaattcaaatattcgGTTGAGATATGTAATAATCGTGATAATGCAAATAATATTACTGAACCAGAAATTCTTCTAGTTTCTGACTTTGATTTATTGTATTGACTTTCTAATTCAATAGTGTTATTAACCCAACGGGCAACTAATTCTAAAAATATGGGTTTATAGCAATAATAAGTTGGTAAAGTATGATCTAATgctaataatgataattgatttaaaatttcatctattgataatgatttattaaatttaaataattgatttggtaatttcttcaaagtATAAAAGGATTTATATGTTGAATATAATTCCTCACCTTGATTAAAACTGATAGTAATATGATTATTCATTATCAGTAGGGTGATGATTCAATTAgttttaaatcaaatgaaagTATAACACTAATGTTTAGGAAGTTATTAGTTTCTATAAGATGAGAAGAGAGCAGAAGAGTgaagagagaaaaaaaattaaagcaGGAAATTTTCCAACAGTGATGAGATGGAAGTAGGATGATTATATGCAGTTCATTGAGAATATCTTTATACTTTATGGTTAGCAAATATTAATCATAAATATAGGGCAAATTAGATTTGTATGTCTATTTCAATACAAACTATAGACTACTTGATTTGTAAACGAATTCTATTTTACAATTTTAATAGACAAGAAAAGGTTTAAATAAGACGTAtgtacatatatatatatatatgacGGTTTGGTAGCTTAGTCAAAAAAGAGTACAATACGAACCAAGAAATCTAGAATGATATGTCTCCTTGGTACACTTTGATTTACAAGTAAGAAATTCCCCACTTGATACAAGGGTAAAGACTTGTTCAGACAAGACTCCAACATATCCCTCCCCGTTATCGAACTCAACATTGGAAGATTAAGTGCCAGATAAAAGAACTACTAACATATATTCCCTGCAAAAATACACCATAAAGATAAGTTTCTAATAGAAAtacaaatttcaataacGTTAATGGAATTTGCTGAGAGTATCATTTAGCATAATATCATAAATGTTGGAATTtgatagaaaaaaaaaaatcaccctttaaaaacaaagattGTTAAGAATATTAATGAATAACAAATAGGGTAAATAAATTGGCATCGTAATTATAACAAAATTTTAGTATTAAATACTTTATAAAGATTAtcgaaaataaaaaatatgaaataaTCAGCTCCGAATTAATGTTAAGGGACGTTAATGTAATAACAGAAAACCCCTTGTATTATAGCTGGATAACCCCCCCTCTCTCCCCCGCCCAAACACCACAACATACTATTATTGCTATTACGTATAAATTATGCTTATATTCCATATTATCACGTTAGCAAGGgataatttttaaaaaacaaGTGGATCTTTATTTACAATTTCACTTTGTTTTTCCTCAAAGTTGTTAATTGGGTAATTCTGAGTTTGCTCCAAACAATCGacgttttcatttttggaCTCATTGTCAAGATTTGAATCATTAAAAACTATGCATCCAAATCTGAATGGTTGtctttcaaaaaatctTTTGCAAAATCCATGCCAAGAAGCAGGGATGACCCCCCAACACACATACATTATGAACGTAATATAATAAAGTCCAACACAGCTAAAACCAAGGGAACAACTTACCACGCGAATGTCAATACTGAAATTATCAGAGTCGTTGGCAGTCCAATCGTAGCTATAAGGGTAAACAAGTTGGTACACAGAACTTCCAACGTACAAAAGGAAAAACAAGATCTCTCCACTAAACAAGATTCCATGATAGGCTCTCATCCCCATTATTGGTACACCAAACCAAATATAGCAATTgtaaataaaatttaaCACTGTAACAGTTAATATGAAAGCATTTAAAGGATCGGTATGTAAACTGGTAGCAAAGCATCCTATATTtgcaacaaattgaaaaaatctgAAAACAACACTAACACCAACTCTAGTGGTACCCATCTTAGTAACTTATGAtagtcaaaaaaaaaaaacattattAGAGAACTATATATCTTTAAATGAATGGGGTTGCGTTCtttatgtttttttaaatagCTATTTTACAAATCTCGTAaatgttttgaaatttgcAAAGCAATATCatattttataattttaaGTCGAGATACTTATTTTACAAGCACAGCCTTGACTGAtttaatgatatttatcttctatttatatttatgCCAACAACTATAAATTagttaaataattttgttgaCTAAATCTTTTATGTTTTTGATATGTACAGTGAATGATCCCCCCTCACATTATGGTACATTCCATCATCATTCAAAAagagattttttttaataataatgaattatattATGTAATCAAAAaccaatcaaatttcaagAGACTTCTACAAGAATATAATATGTGGAGTAATTTTAAGGTCTTTTATATTCTAACAAATTAGTAGCTAATAATTATACCCAAATGAAAGTAATTCACTTGGAATAACACTCAGACTATAGTTAATTGTTtaagaaaaggaaaataatatatttcCGTAAATAGATCATATATTTAACAAACTAAGATTTATTGATGAGCGAATATGAAAAGGAGAGAATCTTAATGTTTTGTTTCACAACTTTTACgaacttttttttttttatttaatgtgAATCACCCAAAACTTAACATTAATGAGTATGGAGttctttcttcttgagCCTGTTTTGTCAACCACTGTACTGGTTGAATCAAGGGTAATGAGGATGTAGTCTGTATCTCTAGAAGATCGTGACTGGTTCAATTCTGATACAATATGTAAAACACTTACCCGATATTTCTGTGCATACAGAGGAGTAGATCAAGTGTGATACCTAGTAAGGTGCTCAGCATTTTACGAGTGATGCACAATTAactataaataattttctaCCACCTTTGATAATAAGAAGAACACACCTGTCCTATATTCCATATATACTAAAATACATCAGAACTggaaacaaaacaaaacaatacgCAATATTATATACTAGAGAACATATTAGGTGACTGGTTCCACTGTCAAAAAAGAGTACTAAACGTGTAACTACTTACATATAATAGTTTTCACCTGAGTTAAAGGAATTAAATActaatgaaaatttcaatatacAACAACTACTATATTACTCAAGTTAACTACTGAATGTACACATTGAGAATTGCTCTATCGGGGACACTCTGTTGAAATGATATATCACAATTTCACTAATTAGTTGAGATGAATTTCTAGTATTTAAACCTTATAATAAGCAATATTTTATTGCCCATTTAGGGCTTTCCTCTGTCGTCGTTAAACGAATGTGGTCATACAAGTCATAAATCAAGGGATGTCAAACTTCTATTTTTAGTTCCaccaataaaaacaatccctcaacaagaaattaattaatatacAATTTTACAAAGGGGGGAGGGAAAAGGAGCTGAATTGATGATATCATAAGAGCTAATGATAATGCCTTATAGATCTCATGATCACTCTTTGAAAAAAGCGGCTTTTTCATTTCCCTCCCTTCCTTTTTGCAACACTTCAACATATTTTaaggaaaaatttttttttcattctctttgttcttttttgtgCAACACATCCCATGGGAGAAggatcaaattttttccggtaataataaacaacaGATATTGTGAGGTTTTTAGATCCcaatataaattttatattatcTACTACTATAAACGAGGGGGAGTTCCAACTGTACTTAAAGAAGGATTAAGGTTTAGTAGATAAGCATAGATCTACTAACTAGCAGATGTGTTGTCCTAAGCAACTAGATTTTTTGACATCTTGAAACAAGATTAATCTCGATTTGATTTAACAGAACTGATCGGTATTGATAAAATGTGGTATCAAATATCCTGAAAAacatattataataaatcaagCAATGCCTCGCCTCCCTTATTACTATAATTACTTCTAAACGAAGCCTTCAAATATGCGtatatgtgtgtgtatCTGTATGTGCAGATTGATCCAGTATACACTACTTTTtctgttctttttttcattatttcatttattcgGGATTTTCACAACCATTGAAATTTAGAAGGCTTTGATTTGTTCATGCAAGCATCAGATGTTTTTCTATC contains:
- the MRV1 gene encoding Mrv1p (Ortholog of Candida albicans WO-1 : CAWG_03682) codes for the protein MGTTRVGVSVVFRFFQFVANIGCFATSLHTDPLNAFILTVTVLNFIYNCYIWFGVPIMGMRAYHGILFSGEILFFLLYVGSSVYQLVYPYSYDWTANDSDNFSIDIRVVSCSLGFSCVGLYYITFIMYVCWGVIPASWHGFCKRFFERQPFRFGCIVFNDSNLDNESKNENVDCLEQTQNYPINNFEEKQSEIVNKDPLVF